Proteins encoded together in one Rossellomorea sp. y25 window:
- the ezrA gene encoding septation ring formation regulator EzrA translates to MQYVIAGIILILIIFLIGFISRKKYYAEIDRYEAWKIEIMNKPVSDELSKVKQLNMTGQTEELFDGWRQGWDEIVAVQLPDVEELLFDAEEYTDKFRFTKTKATLSLIDKVLTETEEKIGEILSELNELIGSEEKNREEIQSLQEEYRNSKKRLLAYRHTYGQTAKYIENILDRLAEQMNQFNELTEQGNYLDAREIVLSLAQEMKDVSYKMETIPKLITDCENLLPSQLSELEAGYVEMKDQGYMLDHIEVGKEVASLKETLLHFNKNLEELQVEEVEEGIQEIKVKVETLYDLLEKEVHAKHFVQQYKDQTTEGLIRAKEDNEDIQSEVSLVKQGYHLHDADLGTPSEIEKKIIQLSKRHELLMNKEESNVTAYSILSDELKEIRNGLEELNREQSEFSIYLQNLRKDELATREKIQELKKKVSEASRMISKSNVPGLPADYKELLDEVHRKIEQVNASLTEKPLNMKFVQETLLGAEDTVDHFYSKTGDLIENVLLSEKIIQYGNRYRSKYSSVRDGLQSAEEAFRDYDYRKALEEAATTIEKVEPGALKKIEKMMDVHEK, encoded by the coding sequence ATGCAATACGTCATCGCTGGAATAATACTTATCTTAATCATATTCCTTATTGGTTTTATCTCTAGAAAAAAATATTACGCTGAAATTGATCGTTATGAAGCTTGGAAAATAGAAATTATGAACAAGCCGGTTTCAGATGAACTCTCCAAAGTGAAACAATTGAATATGACGGGGCAAACAGAGGAATTGTTTGACGGTTGGAGACAGGGATGGGATGAGATTGTTGCTGTGCAGCTTCCTGATGTTGAAGAACTACTATTCGATGCAGAAGAGTACACCGATAAATTTCGTTTTACTAAAACAAAAGCGACACTATCCCTGATCGACAAGGTTCTTACGGAAACGGAAGAGAAAATCGGGGAAATACTATCAGAATTAAATGAGTTAATTGGTAGTGAAGAGAAGAACCGTGAAGAAATTCAATCTCTTCAGGAAGAATATCGAAACAGTAAAAAACGGTTACTTGCGTATCGTCATACATATGGTCAAACAGCTAAGTACATAGAGAATATCTTAGATAGGCTCGCTGAACAAATGAATCAATTCAATGAATTGACAGAGCAGGGGAATTATCTGGATGCGAGAGAAATCGTGCTTAGCCTGGCACAGGAAATGAAAGATGTTTCCTACAAAATGGAGACGATTCCTAAGTTGATCACCGATTGTGAAAATCTTTTACCATCTCAGTTATCGGAGCTGGAAGCTGGATACGTAGAGATGAAAGATCAAGGATACATGCTTGATCATATTGAAGTCGGGAAAGAGGTTGCATCCCTGAAGGAAACCCTGCTCCACTTCAATAAAAATCTTGAAGAGCTTCAGGTAGAAGAGGTAGAAGAAGGAATTCAGGAAATTAAGGTGAAGGTCGAGACCCTTTACGATTTATTGGAAAAAGAAGTTCATGCCAAGCACTTTGTCCAACAGTATAAAGATCAAACGACTGAAGGATTGATCAGGGCGAAGGAAGATAATGAAGACATTCAATCTGAAGTAAGCTTAGTGAAACAAGGCTACCATCTTCATGATGCAGACCTTGGTACACCGAGCGAAATAGAAAAGAAAATCATTCAGCTTTCAAAGCGCCACGAATTGTTGATGAATAAAGAAGAATCGAATGTCACAGCATACTCCATTTTAAGTGATGAGTTAAAGGAAATCCGAAATGGCCTGGAAGAATTGAATCGGGAGCAAAGTGAGTTTTCCATCTACTTACAAAACTTACGTAAAGATGAATTGGCTACCCGTGAGAAAATCCAGGAGCTTAAGAAAAAAGTGTCTGAAGCAAGCAGAATGATTTCAAAGAGTAATGTTCCAGGATTGCCTGCAGATTATAAAGAGCTTCTCGATGAGGTCCATCGGAAGATTGAGCAAGTGAATGCCAGTTTAACTGAGAAACCTTTGAACATGAAGTTTGTACAAGAAACATTATTGGGTGCAGAAGACACTGTCGATCATTTCTATTCGAAGACAGGAGATTTAATCGAAAACGTCCTTCTATCGGAGAAAATCATTCAATACGGAAATCGCTATCGCAGTAAGTACAGTTCTGTCAGAGATGGTCTTCAGTCTGCTGAAGAAGCCTTTCGTGACTATGATTACCGAAAAGCATTAGAAGAAGCCGCAACAACGATTGAAAAAGTAGAGCCAGGTGCTCTTAAGAAAATTGAGAAAATGATGGATGTTCATGAAAAATAA